One window of the Bombus pyrosoma isolate SC7728 linkage group LG5, ASM1482585v1, whole genome shotgun sequence genome contains the following:
- the LOC122567736 gene encoding uncharacterized protein LOC122567736 has product MNPENILKNYVLSQYTTEKLIVIKEKLKQDISQADPLWQIVTKKKGVTHIDVEETLNESNNDCNDILSNTSDQFSSTQFYFTQLDKLCDKNIKQECVPKLDITEYLFEELECPNGKLDLNQLENLTDAEFQEIVCNLEKKLTMLGTYNLCCSLNNMTLEQRVKYTETFYTHLLLSKIITLKEPSRLLLSALIESTQKFPDDIQKFIFIPLLNLDLTDTTIIDAIVNTFEPQRRIVLIIEYLSHVKELKSWHLSFLRTLIDTKTDITTNDKLIQLLFEKAVDFAKDKNFGKLVLSLIKSNIKFSDEQKQSLWEIANTNQTLFKKPIQNVLKSM; this is encoded by the exons atgaatccggaaaatattttaaaaaattatgtattatccCAATATACCACGGAAAAGTTAATAGTAATTAAggagaaattgaaacaagaTATAAGTCAAGCTGATCCTTTATGGCAAATAGTAACTAAGAAG AAAGGAGTAACACATATAGATGTAGAAGAAACATTAAACGAAAGCAATAATGATTGTAATGATATTTTATCCAACACATCGGATCAATTTTCATCTACtcagttttattttacacAACTTGATAAGCTctgcgataaaaatattaaacaggaGTGTGTACCAAAACTTGATATCACAGAATATCTTTTTGAAGAATTGGAATGCCCTAATGGAAAATTGGATTTAAATCAATTAGAGAATTTAACAGATGcagaatttcaagaaatagtctgtaatttagaaaaaaaactAACTATGCTGGGTACATATAATCTATGTTGTTCCTTGAATAATATGACTTTGGAACAACGAGTTAAATATACAGAAACTTTTTATAcccatttattattatcaaag ATTATTACTTTGAAAGAACCTTCCAGATTACTTTTATCTGCTTTGATAGAGAGCACTCAGAAATTTCCAGATGATATTCagaagtttatttttattccccTTTTAAACCTTGATTTAACAGACACAACAATTATTGATGCTATAGTAAATACTTTTGAACCTCAAAGACGTATTGTTCTCATTAT AGAATATTTATCACATGTGAAAGAACTCAAATCATGGCATCTTTCTTTCCTACGTACTTTGATTGATACTAAGACAGATATTACCACAAATGACAAACTTATACAGTTATTATTTGAGAAAGCAGTTGACTTTGCCAAGGATAAAAATTTTGGGAAGCTCGTATTATCACTTATAAagtcaaatattaaattttcagatgAACAAAAACAATCATTATGGGAGATAGCAAATACTAATCAAACATTGTTTAAAAAACCTATTCAAAATGTACTAAAATCTATGTAA
- the LOC122567738 gene encoding protein C1orf43 homolog codes for MTEELSGVTIVIFIAAGVLTILLLFIFAKRQIMRFALRSRRGPHIPIGHDARKSLKKEIERRIEVIPRIQYEPQLISDPRFILTPRGQVSPHYYRLKAVDDVKTLEAEITKYDNCLKRHPSENLRAYLLAILATPLNGSGQRLIHQFCDLYEHARHDPTEFGDEEYQVYTRLFLKLMDAARLLKSYPSSKKSSPSRTPIKKNIETKRNILEPKMKLLEDQTLTGSRPNTLTVMMLDNSETSV; via the exons ATGACGGAAGAACTTTCCGGTGTGAcaatcgttatttttattgcggCTGGAGTACtaacaatattattactgtttatatttgcaaaacgACAAATTATGAGATTTGCATTACGATCACGCCGTGGTCCTCATATCCCTATCGGGCACGATGCACGAAAG tCACTAAAGAAGGAGATCGAAAGACGAATAGAAGTAATACCAAGAATTCAATACGAGCCACAACTTATTAGCGATccaagatttattttaactcCTCGAGGACAGGTTTCACCTCATTACTACAGATTAAAAGCTGTAGATGATGTTAAGACCTTGg AAGCTGAAATTACTAAATATGATAATTGCTTAAAAAGACATCCATCTGAAAATTTACGGGCATATTTACTTGCCATATTGGCAACACCATTAAATGGAAGTGGACAACGATTAATTCATCAGTTCTGTGATTTATATGAACATGCACGACACGATCCAACTGAATTTGGTGATGAGGAATATCAAGTATATACCCGTTTATTCCTTAAGTTAATGGACGC GGctcgtttattaaaatcatatcCAAGCAGTAAGAAATCTAGTCCAAGTCGCACacctataaaaaaaaacattgaaaCGAAACGGAATATATTAGAACCCAAGATGAAACTACTGGAAGATCAAACATTAACTGGATCACGTCCGAATACATTAACCGTGATGATGTTGGATAATAGCGAAACATCTGTTTAG
- the LOC122567739 gene encoding deoxynucleoside kinase isoform X2, giving the protein MTTSACKLYKRPFTVCIEGNIGSGKTTFLSHFKQFNNTTVLQEPVELWRNVAGTNLLELMYTNPRRYSFLFQSYVQLTMLQLHTYESGMPYKIMERSVFSSRCFIETIKRSKLLQDVEIMVLEDWYDWCIQNANIVTDLIIYLRTSPDVVYQRMKTRARKEENCVSLEYLQQVHNIHDEWLYHQTLFSVPAPVLIIDGNKSLQEMVTQFENCKDLIFGKKGEKKN; this is encoded by the exons ATGACTACTTCTGCTTGCAAATTGTATAAGAGACCATTTACAGTATGCATAGAGGGCAATATAGGAAGtggtaagacaacattcttaagtcattttaaacaatttaacaaTACAACCGTTTTGCAAGAACCAGTAGAACTTTGGCGAAATGTTGCTGGAACAAATTTATTG gaaTTAATGTACACAAATCCTAGACGTTATAGTTTCTTATTCCAATCCTATGTACAATTAACAATGCTGCAACTTCATACTTACGAATCTGGAATGCCttataaaattatggaaaGATCAGTATTTAGCTCGAGGTGCTTTATAGAAACTATAAAACGTTCTAAACTATTACAAGATGTGGAAATAATGGTCTTAGAAGATTGGTATGACTGGTGTATACAGAATGCTAATATAGTAACGGATTTAATAA TTTATTTGAGGACATCGCCGGATGTTGTATATCAGAGAATGAAAACAAGagcgaggaaagaagaaaattgtgtaTCATTAGAATATTTACAGCAAGTTCATAATATTCATGATGAGTGGCTTTATCATCAGACACTATTTAGTGTACCAGCACCAGTTTTAATAATAgatggaaataaaagtttacaaGAAATGGTCacacaatttgaaaattgcaaagacttaatttttggtaaaaagggggaaaaaaagaattag
- the LOC122567741 gene encoding transmembrane protein 216-like has protein sequence MPTIASSSLTYEILMYLNSFYFGMFAICELGMGFFKAANLPSPGTNTTLAEFALLFLLIITEGARIYFGRKGNLTEHGLPILIGVILTVPSSLATLYFLIWQNYVLRLEVILCSIQLVLLASELIISILCLIAIYKPTSPEE, from the coding sequence ATGCCTACAATAGCCAGTTCATCTTTAACGTACGAAATTCTTATGTATCTaaactctttttattttggtATGTTTGCTATATGTGAACTGGGTATGGGCTTTTTTAAAGCTGCAAATCTACCTTCACCTGGCACAAATACAACATTAGCAGAGTTTGCGCTTTTATTCTTACTTATAATCACAGAAGGAGCCAGAATTTATTTTGGAAGGAAAGGGAATTTGACAGAACATGGATTACCAATTCTTATCGGAGTTATTTTAACTGTACCCAGCTCCTTGGCAACGTTATACTTTCTAATTTGGCAAAATTATGTGCTCAGACTAGAAGTGATTCTTTGTAGCATACAATTGGTACTTCTAGCATCTGAGTTAATCATTTCTATCTTGTGCCTCATTGCTATTTACAAACCTACGTCTCCAGAGGAATAA
- the LOC122567874 gene encoding protein immune deficiency — protein MPILSNLSHRFHMLTTDAKPDPPRIPIEGYTHNLEPNTVNCDETKTAKFESVPITIEPQLELKNVASPEKDDAVPITSAKSSTEKQDLNDTKASQDDAKERRKPNIKTRTKSKQRKHSQGTHVVNYNIINSNGVKIGSKTSYICNINQFAKNNSDASEETWTKNIRQMPAEVERLRTCTDEINLDDIFIIKTYIGHGWKDVARKLLYSDGQIEQFEENYKFRGISEVIYQIFLDWKQANTKNADIGNLINILWICKEYDCAIRLVSARSQST, from the exons ATGCCaatactttcaaatttatctcATCGTTTTCATATGTTAACAACCGATGCAAAACCTGATCCACCACGAATACCGATCGAAGGATATACTCACAATTTAGAACCAAATACAGTAAACTGTGATGAAACGAAGACGGCCAAATTCGAATCTGTTCCAATTACTATAGAACCGCAATTGGAATTAAAGAACGTAGCGTCCCCCGAAAAAGACGACGCAGTACCTATTACGAGCGCCAAGTCTTCTACCGAAAAACAAGATCTGAATGATACGAAAGCTTCCCAAGATGATGCAAAAGAACGTAGAAAACCGAATATTAAAACGAGAACAAAATCGAAACAACGCAAACATT CACAAGGAACACATGTAGtgaattacaatataattaattcaaacggTGTGAAAATTGGCTCTAAAACTAGttacatttgtaatattaatcaatttgCTAAGAATAATTCTGATGCATCAGAAGAAACATGgacaaaaaatattcgacaaaTGCCAGCAGAAGTAGAACGTTTACGTACTTGTActgatgaaattaatttagatgatatatttataattaaaacttaTATTGGACATGGTTGGAAAGACGTTgctagaaaattgttatattcgGACGGTCAAATTGAacaattcgaagaaaattacaaatttaggGGCATAAGTGAA gtaatttatcaaatatttctggACTGGAAACAAGCTAATACAAAAAATGCAGATATTGGCAATTTGATAAACATCTTATGGATTTGTAAAGAATACGATTGTGCAATACGATTAGTTTCTGCTCGCAGCCAGTCGACATAA
- the LOC122567739 gene encoding deoxynucleoside kinase isoform X1, with protein sequence MGSLGKSLFLLIKMTTSACKLYKRPFTVCIEGNIGSGKTTFLSHFKQFNNTTVLQEPVELWRNVAGTNLLELMYTNPRRYSFLFQSYVQLTMLQLHTYESGMPYKIMERSVFSSRCFIETIKRSKLLQDVEIMVLEDWYDWCIQNANIVTDLIIYLRTSPDVVYQRMKTRARKEENCVSLEYLQQVHNIHDEWLYHQTLFSVPAPVLIIDGNKSLQEMVTQFENCKDLIFGKKGEKKN encoded by the exons ATGGGTTCATTAG GCAAATCTTTGTTTCTACTAATAAAAATGACTACTTCTGCTTGCAAATTGTATAAGAGACCATTTACAGTATGCATAGAGGGCAATATAGGAAGtggtaagacaacattcttaagtcattttaaacaatttaacaaTACAACCGTTTTGCAAGAACCAGTAGAACTTTGGCGAAATGTTGCTGGAACAAATTTATTG gaaTTAATGTACACAAATCCTAGACGTTATAGTTTCTTATTCCAATCCTATGTACAATTAACAATGCTGCAACTTCATACTTACGAATCTGGAATGCCttataaaattatggaaaGATCAGTATTTAGCTCGAGGTGCTTTATAGAAACTATAAAACGTTCTAAACTATTACAAGATGTGGAAATAATGGTCTTAGAAGATTGGTATGACTGGTGTATACAGAATGCTAATATAGTAACGGATTTAATAA TTTATTTGAGGACATCGCCGGATGTTGTATATCAGAGAATGAAAACAAGagcgaggaaagaagaaaattgtgtaTCATTAGAATATTTACAGCAAGTTCATAATATTCATGATGAGTGGCTTTATCATCAGACACTATTTAGTGTACCAGCACCAGTTTTAATAATAgatggaaataaaagtttacaaGAAATGGTCacacaatttgaaaattgcaaagacttaatttttggtaaaaagggggaaaaaaagaattag
- the LOC122567734 gene encoding adenosine 3'-phospho 5'-phosphosulfate transporter 1, with product MRNFLGDAIICILLLLSVSLIFGASEIIKSFVNTGENFLKTSSYNWIIKLCLNLLSYATVLLPGCLIYKYVRHTKYIQRGGKGCIPKIVHLCFVGHYETGLLDSSSYTSTPSNHSQRTFTQDALLLLYCFFGLQISYLTWGYLQEKIMTQEYEDVAGNKDHFQDSQFLVFVNRILAFLMSGLYLIIQRQPQHKAPLYKYAFSSLSNIMSSWCQYEALKYVSFPTQVLAKASKIIPVMIMGKVVSHTTYEYYEYVTAVLISIGMTLFMLNSSDYKGDGATTISGIILLGGYLLLDSFTSTWQSALFDEYGVTSVQMMCVVNMFSCLLTAMSLFQQSSFPLIFSFMTKYPRFIVDCSLISICSASGQLYIFYTISKFGPVTFVIMMTIRQGLAILLSCLVYHHRVTVIGIIGILLVFGSVFLRMYCSNRLRAIRRRRAAQIV from the exons atGCGAAATTTTTTGGGCGATGCTATAATATG CATATTGCTACTACTTTCAGTAAGCCTTATATTTGGAGCTAGTGAAATTATTAAGTCTTTTGTGAATACcggagaaaattttttaaaaacttccTCCTATAATtggattattaaattatgcttAAATTTATTGAGTTATGCTACTGTATTATTGCCAGGTTGCCTCATATACAAATATGTTCGTCATACCAAATATATCCAAAGGGGAG GCAAAGGGTGCATACCCAAAATAGTACATTTATGTTTTGTGGGTCATTATGAAACAGGACTGCTGGATTCATCTTCTTATACATCTACGCCATCGAATCATAGCCAACGTACTTTTACACAAGATGCTTTGTTACTCCTATATTGCTTTTTTGGGTTGCAAATTAGTTATTTAACATGGGGTTACttacaagaaaaaataatgacGCAG gAATATGAAGACGTTGCTGGCAACAAGGATCATTTCCAAGATTCACAATTTCTAGTATTTGTAAATCGAATTCTTGCATTCTTAATGTCAGggttgtatttaataattcaaagacAACCACAACACAAAGCACCTCTTTATAAGTATGCATTTAGCTCCTTATCAAATATCATGAGCAGTTGGTGTCAATATGAAGCTCTAAAGTATGTTAGTTTCCCAACACAG GTATTGGCAAAAGCTTCGAAAATAATCCCAGTAATGATAATGGGAAAAGTAGTTTCACATACCACATATGAATATTACGAATATGTTACAGCTGTACTCATTTCTATTGGAATGACATTGTTCATGTTGAATAGTTCAGATTACAAAGGCG ATGGAGCTACAACTATATCCGGTATTATTCTCTTAGGAggctatttattattagatagTTTTACAAGTACCTGGCAAAGTGCATTATTTGACGAGTATGGGGTAACGAGTGTGCAAATGATGTGTGTAGTTAATATGTTCTCCTGTTTATTAACTGCAATGTCCTTATTTCAACAATCAAGTTTCCCtcttatattttcctttatgaCAAag TATCCTAGGTTCATTGTGGATTGCTCACTTATATCAATTTGTTCAGCAAGCGGTCAattgtatatcttttatacaatttctaaatttggTCCAGTGACGTTTGTCATTATGATGACTATAAGACAg GGTTTGgctatattattatcttgttTGGTATATCATCATCGTGTGACAGTCATTGGTATCATTGGCATTCTACTAGTATTTGGTTCGGTATTCTTACGAATGTATTGTAGCAATCGATTACGTGCAATAAGAAGACGTAGGGCTGCGCAAATAGTATAA